A portion of the Homalodisca vitripennis isolate AUS2020 chromosome 2, UT_GWSS_2.1, whole genome shotgun sequence genome contains these proteins:
- the LOC124356068 gene encoding uncharacterized protein LOC124356068, translating into MTLTRPSLSSFLITPFTVCRRVDPPCIPQPLCFTCSQSPSPLSSGRVTSQNLEFSGDSVIRWKKSHSGAMVVDAATQCCTACKDTSAMSARLPLQPSVSSRVTCAAAGSTEQTSSECISTGTAAAYRARSDVLIPVAYTQLLFVFKSMKKNLFFVIVYCTFSQEG; encoded by the exons ATGACTTTGACCCGACCCTCATTGTCTTCCTTCCTCATAACACCTTTCACAGTGTGCCGCCGAGTTGATCCACCCTGCATTCCACAACCTCTGTGTTTCACCTGCTCACAGTCGCCATCTCCCTTGTCGAGTGGCCGAGTCACATCGCAGAATCTCGAGTTCAGTGGTGATTCTGTAATACGTTGGAAG AAAAGCCATTCAGGTGCGATGGTTGTGGACGCAGCTACGCAGTGTTGTACTGCTTGCAAAGACACCAGCGCTATGAGTGCGCGGCTACCGCTACAGCCCAGCGTCAGTTCACGTGTCACCTGTGCAGCCGCAGGTTCAACCGAGCAGACATCCTCAGAGTGCATATCAACCGGCACAGCAGCCGCCTACAGAGCTAGGTCAGACGTACTGATCCCGGTGGCATACACTCAactgttatttgtatttaaatctatgaagaaaaatttgttttttgtaattgtttattgtaCGTTTTCTCAGGAAGGATAA